The proteins below come from a single Gordonia sp. X0973 genomic window:
- a CDS encoding ABC transporter permease, with the protein MVVTTDLRLRVRTGYRRRLDPIGDGVVRFGEYVTFIARAVVAIPYTLVHYRKHVIRQIAEMTFGTKSLLSGGGTMGIVLAMSLAAAMMLGVETYRGLQLVGMTSLSGMLAAIANTRELAPVVVAIALAAKVGTGFTAQIGAMRISDEIAALDVMAIRSIPFLATTRMIAAMVCVLPIYMIGLLASYIATRLVVVWYNGESSGTYDYFFHLALTPTDLLYSAIKAVVFAGIVTLVHCSYGYFASGGPEGVGRAAGRALRTSILAIGIFDVVFTFGLWGLVPKIPGLGL; encoded by the coding sequence ATGGTGGTGACCACTGATCTGCGCCTGCGCGTCCGCACCGGATACCGTCGGCGGCTCGACCCCATCGGCGACGGCGTCGTGCGCTTCGGCGAATACGTCACCTTCATCGCGCGCGCCGTCGTCGCGATCCCGTACACCCTCGTCCACTACCGCAAGCACGTCATCCGGCAGATCGCGGAGATGACCTTCGGGACCAAGTCGCTGCTCTCGGGCGGCGGAACCATGGGCATCGTGCTGGCGATGTCGCTGGCGGCCGCGATGATGCTCGGCGTCGAGACCTATCGCGGGCTGCAGCTGGTCGGCATGACCTCCCTCTCGGGCATGCTCGCCGCCATCGCCAACACCCGCGAACTGGCACCCGTCGTCGTCGCCATCGCGCTCGCCGCGAAGGTCGGGACCGGGTTCACCGCCCAGATCGGCGCGATGCGGATCTCCGACGAGATCGCCGCCCTCGACGTCATGGCGATCCGGTCCATCCCGTTCCTCGCCACCACCCGCATGATCGCGGCGATGGTCTGCGTCCTCCCGATCTACATGATCGGCCTGCTGGCCAGCTACATCGCCACCCGTCTCGTCGTCGTCTGGTACAACGGCGAGTCCTCGGGCACCTACGACTACTTCTTCCACCTGGCCCTCACACCGACCGACCTGCTCTACTCGGCGATCAAGGCCGTGGTGTTCGCGGGCATCGTCACCCTGGTCCACTGCTCCTACGGGTATTTCGCCAGCGGCGGCCCGGAGGGCGTCGGACGGGCCGCGGGCCGGGCGCTGCGCACGTCGATCCTGGCCATCGGGATCTTCGACGTCGTCTTCACCTTCGGCCTGTGGGGCCTGGTCCCCAAGATCCCGGGACTGGGGTTGTAG